The following are encoded in a window of Ascidiaceihabitans donghaensis genomic DNA:
- a CDS encoding PP2C family protein-serine/threonine phosphatase yields the protein MIENEYFRFSTGKATDQGRVRDHNEDSLMTRQDFGVWVVADGMGGHDAGDFASQAITHEVASVGMSSSLQDLTARFMERLTRAHDTIRAHPSVQQGGTVGSTVVALLTFEDTYACVWSGDSRIYLLRDGQLVQQTTDHTEVQELLSNGAISEAEAETWPRKNVITRAVGVWDDPRCDIIEGQLQDGDVFLLCSDGLTEHLSDSDIHDHLEGIGSGEATQDVCNELITVTLDRGAKDNVTCVVMQCMAQDGGV from the coding sequence ATGATCGAGAACGAATATTTCCGCTTCAGCACAGGCAAAGCCACAGACCAAGGCCGCGTGCGCGATCACAACGAAGACAGCCTGATGACCCGTCAGGACTTTGGCGTGTGGGTTGTCGCGGACGGCATGGGCGGCCATGACGCGGGTGATTTCGCGTCGCAGGCCATTACACATGAAGTCGCCTCTGTCGGTATGTCATCGTCTTTGCAAGACCTGACTGCCCGCTTTATGGAGCGCCTGACCCGCGCCCACGACACCATCCGCGCCCATCCTTCTGTGCAGCAGGGCGGCACGGTTGGATCGACAGTTGTGGCGCTTTTGACCTTTGAAGACACCTACGCCTGTGTGTGGTCCGGTGACAGCCGCATCTATCTTCTGCGCGACGGCCAGCTTGTGCAGCAAACCACGGATCACACCGAAGTACAGGAACTGCTGTCCAACGGTGCCATTTCAGAGGCCGAAGCCGAAACATGGCCCCGCAAAAACGTCATCACCCGTGCCGTGGGGGTCTGGGACGATCCACGCTGCGACATCATCGAAGGGCAGTTGCAAGACGGTGACGTGTTTTTGCTGTGCTCTGACGGATTGACGGAACACCTGTCCGACAGCGACATCCACGACCATCTCGAAGGCATTGGTTCTGGCGAGGCCACGCAAGATGTTTGCAATGAATTGATCACCGTGACGTTGGACCGCGGCGCCAAGGACAACGTCACCTGCGTTGTCATGCAGTGCATGGCGCAAGATGGTGGGGTGTAG
- the tagF gene encoding type VI secretion system-associated protein TagF, which translates to MTGHIFPHLGWFGKHPAFGDFVSHGMSGVMQSAFESWLVPSLSHIRQYVGDDWQPVYDAMQPIRFWIGPSVLDTPWPVRGVICPSRDKVGRRFPLTLVDQGGASQSPPVLDHDQTFYAAAEQMAGAALGIVPDSLGALIPAAGGHPAAAQDPEPAFYWAVNPEPDPTALLKAAGPVDHVRAVSHRSYWWSAGVPGVRATAFMGAAGMPGPDALAWMITGVGAPEPQPGHVADPVAESAIQDTEQQETDLVTGDEDT; encoded by the coding sequence ATGACGGGTCATATCTTTCCCCACTTGGGTTGGTTCGGCAAACACCCTGCCTTTGGGGATTTTGTCAGCCACGGGATGTCGGGTGTCATGCAATCGGCGTTTGAAAGCTGGTTGGTCCCAAGCCTTAGCCACATCCGTCAATATGTGGGCGACGATTGGCAGCCGGTTTATGATGCGATGCAACCCATCCGCTTTTGGATCGGCCCGTCGGTGCTGGACACACCGTGGCCTGTGCGCGGGGTCATTTGTCCCAGCCGCGATAAGGTGGGGCGGCGGTTTCCCTTGACGCTGGTGGATCAGGGTGGCGCATCGCAAAGCCCGCCTGTTTTGGACCACGACCAGACGTTCTATGCGGCTGCTGAACAGATGGCAGGGGCAGCCCTCGGGATTGTGCCAGATAGCTTGGGGGCATTGATACCTGCGGCTGGCGGGCATCCTGCAGCGGCGCAAGACCCCGAACCCGCGTTTTATTGGGCTGTGAACCCCGAACCTGATCCCACTGCACTTTTGAAGGCCGCGGGGCCGGTGGATCATGTCCGCGCGGTGTCCCACCGCAGCTATTGGTGGTCAGCGGGTGTGCCCGGTGTGCGTGCCACGGCCTTTATGGGGGCGGCGGGCATGCCCGGCCCCGATGCGCTGGCGTGGATGATCACAGGCGTAGGCGCACCCGAGCCACAGCCTGGACACGTGGCTGACCCCGTGGCCGAAAGCGCCATACAAGATACAGAACAACAAGAAACCGACCTGGTAACAGGGGACGAGGACACATGA
- the tssM gene encoding type VI secretion system membrane subunit TssM, producing the protein MPKLKLAERPWLRTTLLVFCFLALIVAIWVIPPMTPILFIATVWFRLLIIGILVAVFGTIWFIRWRRRKKAADLLEDAIMPEEPTGDGAVLAERMQGALATLKKSGGSTYLYDLPWYVIIGPPGAGKTTALVNSGIEFPLAGDAAAGLEGFGGTRFCDWWFAEDAIMIDTAGRYTTQDSDAAADEASWQSFLDLLKKSRPNQPINGVILAFSVEDMMTANEETLARHAETVRARLAEVHETLKIDFPVYVLFTKADLISGFREFFSSFSMARRNGVWGVTFQTKDRKALTHEGVADEFDALVARMSDEVIDRLTEEPDGIARISIFGLPGQMALMRDNVSEFLRRVFEPTRYKTNAMLRGFYFTSGTQEGTPIDQVLGAMSRIGEGGGGFASSFMSGKGKSFFIHDLLKKVIFEERDWVSHDRKAIRRTAIFRGLAIGTIVLGTLGLLGALGYSYWQNASLVEIAEKEADTYEREAVTEINRELIGDIQLDPILPFLNDIRDMPAGYGDSEDATVWEGLGLGQRNRLQAAAEKSYSDALEKMLRPRMMLALEQQMPYIINSGETTEIYRALKVYMSLGGQGKGDNDEAIKSYFDQLWRAAFQGRDGINTRDQLNDHLTAMLELDDARGLLVSTDGKTVTTARAAIVQLPIVDQAYALVMDGAKGAGLRDWVLTERTGSTSSLVFEAKDGSDLSALKVDGIFTYEGFWSYFFPQLEVVAQRLRDDQWVLGEESDDEGQRTEIDDQINRLDRALQERYRADFKKAWDGLFDNLALASMAADKPRYNALGAAASASASPILMLVREVDAETKLTREFEGMEGLTPEMLAGGAALNTDAGSVGASVSNSVIGRVRSRSSGVQRILMDAVLGKGGGAGGAIIGGGGGGGDSITRPIERIEEEFVMWHELLEGPSGQRAIDAVLGNLGQVWNNLRLSVSNPGQSAVMMPQLLSNLTQYNSQMPPTLAGLINEAESDFQKGASDANLATMNRALTDQITFFCRQTITSSYPFANAQRSVSMDNFTKFFGPGGDMDSFFATYLNEHVERTSEGLRYVQDRPLASRLSTSTLRQFERAERIRQAFFAGGTAPQVEITVAHVDSHPTIDSAKLTINDMEIPTVRGDSPKTVVWPGPGKATVLELTPTLDRDSGLQLRGSSWTFIEFLRSASARNQRGDTLRATYTIGGRNITYDFTINAIANPFTMRELRDFKCPASLD; encoded by the coding sequence ATGCCGAAGTTGAAACTGGCTGAACGGCCATGGTTGCGCACCACGTTACTGGTGTTTTGTTTCCTTGCTTTGATCGTTGCGATTTGGGTGATCCCGCCCATGACGCCGATCCTGTTTATTGCAACGGTCTGGTTCCGTTTGCTGATTATCGGCATTCTGGTCGCGGTCTTTGGCACGATCTGGTTCATACGCTGGCGGCGGCGCAAAAAGGCGGCGGACCTTCTGGAAGACGCCATCATGCCGGAAGAGCCCACAGGCGATGGTGCGGTTCTGGCAGAACGGATGCAAGGCGCTTTGGCGACCCTGAAAAAGTCGGGCGGTTCGACCTATCTGTATGATCTGCCCTGGTATGTGATTATCGGCCCCCCCGGTGCCGGCAAAACGACGGCTTTGGTCAATTCCGGAATCGAATTTCCTTTGGCGGGTGATGCGGCGGCTGGCCTTGAAGGCTTTGGCGGCACGCGGTTCTGCGATTGGTGGTTTGCCGAAGATGCGATCATGATCGACACGGCGGGGCGCTACACGACACAGGACAGCGACGCGGCGGCAGATGAAGCCAGCTGGCAATCCTTCCTTGATTTGCTCAAGAAAAGCCGTCCCAATCAGCCGATCAATGGCGTGATTCTGGCTTTCTCTGTCGAAGACATGATGACGGCCAATGAGGAAACGCTGGCGCGGCACGCGGAAACGGTGCGCGCGCGTCTGGCGGAGGTTCACGAGACCCTCAAGATTGATTTCCCGGTTTATGTTCTTTTCACCAAGGCGGATCTTATTTCGGGTTTCCGCGAGTTCTTTTCCAGCTTTTCCATGGCGCGCCGCAATGGCGTTTGGGGTGTTACGTTCCAGACCAAAGACCGCAAGGCGCTGACCCACGAAGGGGTCGCTGACGAATTTGATGCGCTTGTGGCGCGGATGTCTGACGAGGTCATTGACCGCTTGACCGAAGAACCTGACGGCATCGCACGCATTTCCATCTTTGGTTTGCCGGGGCAGATGGCCCTGATGCGCGACAACGTCAGTGAATTCCTGCGCCGCGTGTTTGAACCGACACGCTACAAAACCAACGCCATGCTGCGCGGGTTTTATTTCACCTCTGGCACGCAGGAAGGCACGCCCATCGATCAGGTCCTTGGCGCCATGAGCCGCATTGGCGAAGGTGGCGGCGGGTTTGCGTCGTCGTTTATGTCCGGCAAAGGCAAAAGCTTTTTCATCCATGATCTGCTGAAGAAGGTGATCTTTGAAGAACGCGATTGGGTTAGCCATGACCGCAAGGCCATCCGCCGCACTGCTATTTTCCGCGGCTTGGCCATCGGCACAATTGTCTTGGGCACTTTGGGATTGTTGGGTGCGCTTGGGTACAGTTATTGGCAGAACGCATCGCTGGTCGAAATCGCCGAGAAAGAAGCTGACACCTACGAACGCGAAGCCGTCACCGAAATCAATCGCGAGCTGATTGGCGACATCCAGCTTGATCCGATCCTGCCGTTTTTGAACGACATCCGTGACATGCCCGCAGGTTACGGCGACAGTGAAGACGCGACAGTCTGGGAAGGGCTGGGGCTGGGTCAACGGAACCGTCTGCAAGCGGCGGCGGAAAAGTCATACTCTGACGCGCTTGAGAAAATGTTGCGGCCGCGCATGATGTTGGCGCTGGAACAGCAAATGCCCTACATCATCAATTCTGGTGAAACGACCGAAATTTACCGCGCCTTGAAAGTGTATATGTCGCTGGGTGGTCAGGGCAAAGGCGACAACGACGAGGCCATCAAATCCTATTTTGACCAGTTGTGGCGTGCAGCCTTTCAGGGCCGTGACGGCATCAACACACGCGACCAGTTGAACGACCATTTGACTGCCATGCTGGAACTGGATGATGCGCGGGGTCTGCTGGTGTCCACCGATGGCAAAACCGTAACAACTGCCCGTGCCGCCATCGTGCAACTGCCTATCGTGGATCAGGCCTATGCGCTTGTGATGGACGGCGCCAAGGGCGCGGGCCTGCGTGATTGGGTGCTGACAGAACGCACCGGATCAACATCGTCACTGGTGTTTGAAGCCAAAGACGGCAGCGACCTGAGCGCGTTGAAAGTGGATGGCATTTTCACTTACGAAGGCTTCTGGTCCTATTTCTTCCCGCAGCTTGAAGTCGTGGCCCAACGCTTGCGCGACGACCAATGGGTCTTGGGTGAAGAAAGCGACGACGAAGGCCAACGCACGGAAATCGACGACCAGATCAACCGTCTCGACCGCGCCTTGCAGGAACGTTACCGCGCCGATTTCAAAAAGGCGTGGGACGGGTTGTTCGACAATCTGGCATTGGCGTCTATGGCCGCCGACAAGCCGCGCTACAATGCGCTTGGGGCGGCGGCCTCCGCTTCGGCCTCGCCTATCTTGATGCTGGTGCGCGAAGTCGATGCGGAAACCAAACTGACCCGTGAATTTGAAGGCATGGAAGGGCTCACACCTGAAATGCTGGCGGGGGGTGCCGCGCTGAACACCGACGCGGGGTCCGTTGGGGCCAGCGTGTCCAATTCGGTGATTGGTCGCGTGCGGTCCCGGTCCTCTGGCGTTCAGCGTATTTTGATGGATGCGGTTTTGGGCAAAGGCGGCGGTGCAGGTGGTGCGATCATCGGCGGCGGCGGGGGAGGCGGCGATTCCATCACGCGCCCCATCGAGCGCATCGAAGAAGAATTCGTCATGTGGCATGAGCTGCTGGAAGGTCCATCCGGTCAACGCGCTATTGACGCGGTGCTGGGCAATCTGGGCCAAGTCTGGAACAACCTGCGCCTGTCTGTCAGCAATCCGGGCCAATCGGCGGTGATGATGCCGCAGCTTTTGTCCAACCTCACACAATACAACAGTCAGATGCCGCCCACTTTGGCGGGGCTGATCAACGAGGCGGAAAGCGATTTCCAAAAAGGGGCATCCGACGCAAATCTGGCCACGATGAACCGTGCGCTGACCGATCAGATCACGTTCTTCTGCCGCCAGACCATCACATCATCCTATCCCTTTGCGAATGCGCAGCGGTCGGTGTCCATGGACAACTTCACCAAGTTCTTCGGGCCGGGCGGGGATATGGACAGCTTCTTTGCGACCTATCTGAACGAACATGTGGAACGCACATCCGAGGGGCTGCGGTATGTGCAGGACCGCCCACTTGCGTCGCGCCTGTCCACATCCACCCTGCGGCAGTTTGAGCGTGCAGAACGCATCCGCCAAGCCTTTTTCGCAGGCGGGACAGCGCCACAGGTCGAAATCACGGTGGCCCATGTGGACAGCCATCCGACCATCGACAGCGCCAAGCTGACGATCAACGATATGGAGATCCCGACAGTGCGCGGCGACAGCCCCAAAACGGTTGTGTGGCCGGGACCGGGCAAAGCGACAGTGTTGGAACTGACGCCAACGCTGGACCGCGACAGCGGGTTGCAGTTGCGTGGATCAAGCTGGACGTTCATCGAATTTCTGCGCTCTGCGTCGGCACGGAACCAACGGGGCGATACGTTGCGGGCCACCTACACCATCGGCGGGCGCAACATTACCTATGATTTCACGATCAACGCCATCGCCAACCCTTTTACCATGCGCGAATTGCGGGACTTCAAATGCCCCGCCAGCCTGGACTGA
- the icmH gene encoding type IVB secretion system protein IcmH/DotU, with protein MSDDNDKTVFGGKLPDPSQLRNPSGPGGQAPASSSPFDNAGGMPGQPLGQPPAPGASPFGAPPADNDRTVIGGALPVPPAQAPIPQPAPIPQPAPQPSPYAQPGRVAPTTGASPFDAPPQHPPAFAPQPAAAPQPPAGGNTWLGGALPQAAPAQPSAIGTSAIGSPGGPNAQGFFPEMPQQQAQPQQQPAATPRISLHQALQATGLGKGGSSNPLVAAAANLLILFGRLRTGMVEMEAAPLMEHVTREIDAFERNAVAAGVDPHEALVAKYALCGTADDIVQNLPGADRGMWIQYSMVARFFQKRDSGVGFFEEAGKAMQAPGQRYQLLELMLTCLSLGFEGQYRTMPNGSVELARIRNAIYETLRRVKQRPDEDMSVRWLPVIFGGKRRFGVVPIWAIAGMAAAILVGFFVTLSTLVNGEGSEVATQLREMHPTQFNVVLERTAGPVFVAESSQLERIQEGLALEISAKQVEVGQQGEYIYVRVGNKLLFGVGSSRVSDEFVPLAARLTEVLNEEPGPILVIGHTDAQGSFAKNEALSVARAEAAATVLRSTLTDPSRVTVQGKGEAEPIATNDTAEGRAQNRRVDVLIAREGSF; from the coding sequence ATGTCTGACGACAACGACAAAACGGTGTTTGGAGGCAAGCTGCCGGACCCCAGCCAATTGCGCAACCCATCAGGGCCGGGCGGACAAGCGCCCGCCAGCAGCAGCCCCTTCGACAACGCGGGCGGGATGCCGGGCCAGCCTTTGGGGCAACCGCCGGCACCCGGTGCATCGCCGTTTGGCGCACCGCCTGCTGACAATGATCGCACGGTCATTGGGGGCGCGTTGCCTGTGCCGCCCGCTCAGGCACCGATCCCGCAACCGGCCCCCATCCCACAACCCGCGCCACAACCGTCACCCTACGCACAGCCGGGGCGTGTGGCACCTACGACGGGGGCCTCCCCCTTTGATGCGCCGCCCCAACACCCCCCTGCCTTTGCGCCACAACCTGCCGCCGCGCCGCAACCACCAGCGGGTGGCAACACATGGCTTGGCGGCGCTTTGCCGCAAGCCGCACCTGCGCAACCCAGCGCTATTGGCACATCCGCCATCGGATCACCCGGCGGGCCAAATGCCCAAGGCTTTTTTCCCGAGATGCCGCAGCAACAAGCCCAGCCGCAGCAACAACCTGCCGCGACGCCGCGTATTTCCCTGCATCAGGCGTTGCAGGCGACAGGGCTTGGCAAAGGCGGATCATCGAACCCCTTGGTGGCGGCTGCCGCAAACCTGTTGATCCTGTTCGGGCGTTTGCGCACCGGCATGGTCGAAATGGAAGCGGCCCCGCTGATGGAGCACGTGACCCGCGAAATCGACGCTTTTGAACGCAACGCGGTGGCCGCGGGCGTGGACCCGCACGAAGCTTTGGTGGCGAAATACGCGCTGTGTGGCACTGCCGACGACATTGTGCAAAACCTGCCCGGCGCGGACCGTGGCATGTGGATCCAGTATTCGATGGTTGCGCGGTTCTTCCAGAAACGCGATTCCGGTGTGGGTTTCTTCGAGGAAGCAGGCAAAGCGATGCAAGCGCCGGGCCAACGCTATCAGCTGTTGGAACTGATGCTGACGTGCTTGTCGCTGGGCTTTGAAGGGCAATATCGCACCATGCCCAACGGGTCCGTGGAGCTGGCGCGGATCAGAAACGCCATCTACGAAACCCTGCGTCGCGTGAAACAGCGCCCCGACGAAGACATGTCGGTGCGCTGGCTGCCGGTGATCTTTGGTGGCAAGCGCCGCTTTGGCGTGGTGCCGATCTGGGCCATTGCAGGAATGGCGGCCGCTATTCTGGTAGGCTTCTTTGTCACGCTGTCCACATTGGTCAACGGCGAAGGGTCCGAAGTCGCCACGCAATTGCGCGAAATGCATCCGACGCAGTTTAACGTTGTACTGGAACGCACGGCAGGACCTGTTTTCGTGGCAGAGTCCAGTCAGTTGGAACGCATTCAGGAAGGCTTGGCTTTGGAAATCAGCGCCAAACAAGTCGAAGTCGGCCAGCAGGGTGAATACATCTATGTGCGTGTCGGTAACAAGCTGTTGTTCGGGGTTGGCAGCAGCCGCGTCAGCGACGAATTTGTGCCATTGGCCGCGCGTCTTACCGAAGTTTTGAACGAAGAACCGGGGCCGATACTGGTCATTGGTCACACCGATGCCCAAGGGTCTTTTGCCAAAAACGAAGCCCTTTCGGTGGCGCGCGCTGAAGCTGCTGCAACAGTGTTGCGCAGCACGCTGACAGACCCCAGCCGTGTCACTGTGCAAGGCAAAGGCGAAGCCGAACCCATCGCCACCAACGACACTGCAGAAGGGCGCGCGCAAAACCGCCGCGTTGATGTTCTGATTGCCCGGGAGGGCTCATTTTGA
- the tssK gene encoding type VI secretion system baseplate subunit TssK, whose translation MSLFSKVAWKEGLFLQPQHLQQADRYLEQLIEARTQVLTPYPWGITALALDTDQAKQSKIGLRRVAGIMADGLAFDAPTNDPLPMPVEVAEDAAGLFVWLTLPEPSQNGQDVGLDEEGATSRFMLASEKVVNNASAMRIEHDLEIAVPRLELSVRKTPKPGYQNIRLARIAEIRDGVITFDETVPPAGLVLAAHPTLQGYLTNVIGWIEAKLQNLARFAADPSAGGGMQALDYLMLMTLNREIGILRHMNALHAVHPEELYRKFIGIAGELSTFNNTTRMAPEYPPYDHTDPKGTIAPIVNDIQHLLSRDVGRAVRLNLNQVRQNSFLAEVADRNLFREATFVIEVETGKPRTQVQQQFPQLAKVGPNTRMSEIVKNNLPGIGLEHLPNPPRQIRVVATNVYFLLDKNTPLWKEFSTAPAIGMHFAGDWPELKLELWAIPEKL comes from the coding sequence ATGTCATTGTTCAGCAAAGTCGCTTGGAAAGAAGGGTTGTTCCTGCAACCCCAGCATTTGCAGCAGGCAGACCGCTATCTGGAACAGTTGATTGAAGCGCGCACGCAGGTTTTGACCCCTTACCCTTGGGGCATTACGGCATTGGCACTGGACACCGATCAGGCCAAACAATCCAAAATCGGGCTGCGCCGTGTCGCAGGCATCATGGCCGATGGTTTGGCCTTTGACGCCCCCACCAACGATCCGTTGCCCATGCCAGTTGAAGTTGCCGAAGACGCCGCTGGTTTGTTCGTTTGGTTGACCCTTCCAGAACCGTCGCAAAACGGTCAGGACGTGGGTCTTGATGAAGAAGGCGCCACATCGCGTTTCATGCTGGCCTCTGAAAAAGTCGTCAACAATGCGTCCGCCATGCGCATCGAACATGATCTGGAAATCGCCGTGCCCCGTCTTGAGCTTTCGGTGCGCAAGACCCCGAAGCCCGGCTATCAGAACATCCGTTTGGCCCGCATTGCCGAAATCCGTGATGGCGTGATCACCTTTGATGAAACGGTCCCCCCCGCCGGGCTGGTGTTGGCCGCGCACCCTACGTTGCAGGGCTATCTGACCAATGTCATCGGCTGGATTGAAGCCAAGCTGCAAAACCTTGCGCGCTTTGCGGCTGACCCCTCTGCCGGTGGTGGCATGCAGGCGTTGGATTATCTGATGCTGATGACGCTGAACCGCGAAATTGGTATTCTGCGCCACATGAATGCGTTGCACGCTGTCCACCCAGAAGAATTATATCGCAAGTTCATCGGCATCGCAGGTGAGCTTTCGACGTTTAACAACACAACGCGTATGGCGCCCGAATATCCACCCTACGATCATACCGATCCCAAAGGCACCATCGCGCCCATCGTCAATGACATCCAGCATTTGCTGTCGCGCGATGTGGGCCGTGCCGTGCGTTTGAACCTGAACCAAGTGCGTCAGAACTCGTTCTTGGCCGAGGTTGCGGACCGTAATCTGTTCCGCGAAGCGACTTTTGTGATCGAGGTGGAAACCGGCAAGCCACGCACCCAAGTGCAGCAGCAGTTCCCGCAACTGGCCAAGGTTGGCCCCAACACGCGCATGTCCGAGATTGTGAAAAACAACCTGCCCGGCATCGGGCTGGAACATTTGCCCAACCCGCCGCGTCAGATCCGCGTTGTGGCGACGAACGTGTATTTCCTGCTCGATAAGAACACGCCGCTGTGGAAGGAATTTTCCACCGCCCCTGCGATCGGGATGCATTTTGCAGGCGACTGGCCGGAACTAAAACTTGAACTGTGGGCGATACCGGAGAAATTGTGA
- a CDS encoding type II toxin-antitoxin system RelE/ParE family toxin, translating into MKKPESVPKLTLTPMAREDLKGIGRYTQTTWGIAQRNTYLNAIATTFANIADGILYERPRNDIKPGVLSCPCNKHIIFFRRDADGHVQVLRILHSRMEFAQHL; encoded by the coding sequence ATGAAGAAGCCCGAAAGCGTGCCTAAGCTGACACTGACGCCTATGGCGCGTGAAGATTTGAAAGGCATCGGTCGCTACACACAAACGACATGGGGCATCGCGCAACGAAATACGTATCTGAATGCCATCGCGACCACATTCGCAAACATCGCCGACGGCATCTTGTATGAACGCCCGCGCAACGACATCAAGCCCGGTGTGCTGTCGTGTCCTTGCAACAAACACATCATCTTTTTTCGCCGCGACGCGGATGGTCATGTTCAGGTTTTGCGGATTTTGCACAGCCGTATGGAGTTTGCGCAGCATCTTTAG
- a CDS encoding type II toxin-antitoxin system ParD family antitoxin — translation MHVSLTDRLDHYVREKVNSGLYNNASEVIREALRDKIAAEETHAVKLQKLRDAIDPAWAQADRGETVPFDLDGVLSELDEEARKRA, via the coding sequence ATGCATGTATCCCTGACGGATCGCCTGGATCATTACGTCCGCGAAAAAGTAAACTCCGGCCTGTACAACAACGCCTCCGAAGTCATCCGCGAAGCTTTGCGTGACAAGATCGCCGCCGAAGAAACACACGCCGTCAAGCTGCAGAAATTGCGCGATGCTATCGACCCTGCATGGGCACAAGCCGACCGGGGGGAAACCGTGCCGTTTGATCTGGACGGTGTTTTGAGCGAGCTGGATGAAGAAGCCCGAAAGCGTGCCTAA